A stretch of Oncorhynchus gorbuscha isolate QuinsamMale2020 ecotype Even-year linkage group LG24, OgorEven_v1.0, whole genome shotgun sequence DNA encodes these proteins:
- the LOC124012075 gene encoding neuronal pentraxin-2-like: MADNAIPPLMLLSTGQTRWGGVLPGFILPSFPIFSLLLYTLISSSTAAVSLPGLDYDYGAQPKFVCTPIPADADPSCFTPGGSAHGPVHDRPSSNGHHGPAAGAPNGNGRRPMGMGMGIGISDEAKSTILHLRESLVRQKETILDQRETIRELTAKLTLCEGFGRGVGHHDDHHDDHHGNARHNSHHPSSHHSYHDTDHHGDPHYPLNNGHRSDPHHRGKDNSGSKHGAFSPEQTRKTLQTLKERLENLQARNSSSSYSSSLRDLLQRKINALEKQLNNHYGGHHDYGHHDDHHDDHHDDHHDDHPDDHHDDHHEPSHRDDHHDDHHDDQHGPGHHDDHHDDYHDTHTPTPTRYNNRPNNRQNSHHDDHHYDRHYDRHYDRSHGRHDTHHNDHHDDHHDDHPDDHHDDHHDDLHDDHRENGDDHQGNDDHGHRPRPAYNSKPPPPLPLGRGHNKLETVLSHLNHRNSNPGTRKKPKSPDAFQIGFPMRTNYMYGRIKKTLLIEIFTLTVCLWIKGGSGPGLGTPFSYSVPGQANELVLIEWGNNPMELLVNDNAVTLPMAMTDGKWHHLCMTWSSHDGHWEAFQDGVKRGSGENLSAWHPIKPGGVFILGQEQDTLGGRFDATQSFVGEMSDLQLWSRVLTPNEIYSQASCGGHLAGDLISWTEAVVELHGGVTKYPFDPCH, from the exons GGAGTACTTCCAGGTTTCATCCTACCCTCTTTCCCTATTTTTTCTCTACTCCTCTATACTCTCATATCTTCCTCAACGGCTGCTGTTAGTTTGCCGGGATTAGACTATGACTATGGAGCCCAGCCCAAGTTTGTTTGCACCCCAATTCCAGCGGACGCAGACCCCAGCTGCTTCACACCAGGCGGGTCAGCACACGGACCTGTCCACGACAGACCCAGCAGTAATGGGCATCATGGACCTGCTGCAGGGGCGCCCAATGGTAACGGCAGGAGGCCGATGGGAATGGGGATGGGGATAGGAATATCAGACGAGGCCAAATCCACCATCCTGCACCTTCGCGAGAGCCTGGTGCGGCAAAAGGAGACCATCTTAGACCAACGGGAGACGATCAGGGAACTGACTGCCAAGCTGACCCTCTGTGAGGGCTTTGGCCGGGGAGTGGGTCATCACGATGACCATCACGACGACCACCATGGAAACGCGCGTCACAACTCCCATCACCCGAGCTCGCATCACTCCTACCATGACACTGACCACCACGGGGACCCACACTACCCACTGAACAATGGGCACCGATCAGACCCACACCACAGAGGGAAGGATAACTCTGGGAGCAAGCATGGGGCCTTCTCCCCTGAGCAGACTAGGAAAACGCTACAGACACTCAAGGAGAGGCTGGAGAACTTGCAG gcCAGGAATTCCTCCAGCTCCTATTCAAGCTCACTGAGAGACCTCCTGCAACGTAAAATCAATGCACTTGAGAAGCAGCTCAACAATCACTACGGTGGGCATCATGATTATGGTCACCATGACGACCACCACGATGACCACCATGACGACCACCACGATGACCATCCGGACGACCACCACGACGACCACCATGAACCTAGTCACCGCGATGACCACCACGATGATCATCACGATGACCAACATGGACCGGGTCACCACGACGACCACCATGATGACTATCACGacacccacacccccacccccacccgcTACAACAACCGCCCCAACAACCGTCAAAACAGTCACCATGATGACCATCACTATGACCGACACTATGACCGCCATTATGATCGTAGCCACGGCCGCCATGACACACACCATAACGACCACCATGACGATCACCATGACGACCATCCTGATGATCATCACGACGACCACCACGATGATCTTCACGATGACCACCGTGAAAACGGTGATGACCACCAAGGCAATGACGACCATGGCCATCGTCCTCGTCCAGCCTATAACAGCAAGCCACCACCTCCATTACCTCTTGGCCGTGGACACAACAAGCTGGAAACTGTGCTGAGCCACCTTAACCACAGGAACTCTAACCCTG GTACCCGGAAAAAGCCAAAGAGTCCGGATGCTTTCCAGATTGGCTTCCCTATGCGCACTAACTACATGTATGGAAGGATAAAAAAGACCCTACTCATTGAAATCTTCACCCTCACTGTCTGCCTCTGGATAAAAGGGGGATCAGGGCCAGGCCTCGGCACGCCCTTCTCCTACTCTGTCCCGGGACAGGCCAACGAACTGGTTCTGATCGAATGGGGCAACAATCCCATGGAACTACTGGTTAACGACAAT GCAGTGACGTTGCCCATGGCTATGACGGATGGGAAGTGGCACCACCTGTGCATGACATGGTCGTCACACGATGGGCATTGGGAGGCCTTCCAGGATGGCGTCAAAAGGGGGTCTGGAGAGAACCTATCTGCATGGCATCCCATCAAGCCTGGTGGAGTCTTTATTCTGGGCCAGGAACAG GATACCCTAGGTGGCCGATTTGACGCCACCCAGTCCTTCGTGGGCGAGATGTCAGACCTCCAGTTGTGGTCCCGCGTTCTCACACCCAATGAAATCTATAGCCAGGCTTCCTGCGGAGGTCACCTGGCGGGTGACCTCATCTCCTGGACAGAGGCAGTGGTCGAGCTTCACGGCGGGGTCACCAAATACCCATTTGACCCCTGCCACTAA
- the LOC124012204 gene encoding C-type lectin domain family 1 member A-like, translating into MKLRVTYRLNAHLGGGTQQSWIYLSYCFGGMGVIRPGENGTSGPGLLHPKKTEWSTERDWWYTQYRQSSHYLALLCFLLTMATLLQTFYLVQITLVFQSQSALQEVRLKDLTQKLNTLNLSYLLLFHKYPALNQYCPITNSSTNERECRPCPEGWESFGERCYLYTHDRLDWISSQYHCLSVGGNLAMVKSEEEQV; encoded by the exons ATGAAGCTAAGGGTGACATACCGCCTCAATGCTCATTTGGGAGGTGGAACTCAGCAGAGCTGGATCTATTTGTCCTACTGCTTCGGGGGAATGGGAGTCATAAGACCAGGGGAGAATGGGACATCTGGACCGGGCTTGCTACATCCTAAAAAGACGGAGTGGtcaacagagagag ATTGGTGGTACACCCAGTACAGACAGTCATCACATTACCTGGCCCTCCTCTGTTTTCTACTGACCATGGCCACACTCCTACAGACATTTTACT TGGTGCAGATCACCTTGGTCTTCCAATCCCAGTCCGCCTTGCAGGAGGTCAGACTCAAAGACCTGACTCAGAAGCTGAACACCCTGAacctctcctacctcctcctcttccacaaGTACCCAGCACTCAACCAGTACTGTCCCATCACCAATAGCAGCACCAATG AGCGTGAGTGCAGGCCGTGCCCAGAGGGATGGGAGTCTTTTGGGGAGAGATGCTACCTCTACACCCATGACAGACTGGATTGGATTTCCAGTCAGTACCACTGCCTATCTGTAGGGGGCAACCTTGCCATGGTGAAGAGTGAGGAGGAGCAAGTATGA